A genomic stretch from Cellulomonas sp. C5510 includes:
- a CDS encoding cytochrome c biogenesis CcdA family protein gives MGSQLLTTGSVLAAFFAGGVALFAPCCIVFLAPSYLAGAVKNRRWRLLPLTFVFAAGLATVLLPITLGVSMVAGAIAKYHAPLYYAGGALMLALAALALSGRMWSLPSALRTPDTRRGDTGSFYALGVFSGIASSCCAPVLAGVMTLSALSGSAAGGLLLGLAYVFGMVFPLFVMALIWDKARLRDRRWLSPKLVRVRLAGRTLVTNSLNIAVAVGFTVMGVAVILLAGSPDMTRGTEAQAAIGRGLTTVFSRFEDWSSPIPEPVLGLGLVALAALFVWGTLSERRRSRTTSSPAAETTPQDTHEPHAAAENSCHGDHEGAAR, from the coding sequence ATGGGGTCCCAGCTGCTGACCACGGGCAGCGTCCTGGCCGCGTTCTTCGCCGGCGGCGTCGCCCTGTTCGCTCCCTGCTGCATCGTGTTCCTGGCGCCCAGCTACCTCGCCGGGGCGGTGAAGAACCGTCGCTGGCGCCTGCTGCCCCTGACCTTCGTGTTCGCGGCCGGGCTGGCCACGGTGCTGCTGCCCATCACCCTCGGCGTCAGCATGGTCGCCGGGGCGATCGCCAAGTACCACGCACCCCTGTACTACGCCGGCGGGGCCCTCATGCTCGCCCTGGCGGCCCTGGCCCTGTCGGGGCGGATGTGGTCGCTGCCGAGCGCGTTGCGCACCCCGGACACGCGCCGCGGCGACACCGGCAGCTTCTACGCGCTCGGGGTGTTCTCCGGCATCGCGTCCAGCTGCTGCGCGCCGGTCCTGGCCGGCGTGATGACGCTGTCGGCCCTGTCCGGGTCAGCGGCCGGCGGGCTGCTCCTGGGGCTCGCGTACGTCTTCGGGATGGTCTTCCCGCTGTTCGTCATGGCGTTGATCTGGGACAAGGCCCGGCTGCGCGACCGGCGCTGGCTGAGCCCCAAGCTCGTGCGTGTGCGTCTGGCCGGACGAACCCTCGTCACGAACTCGCTGAACATCGCCGTCGCGGTCGGCTTCACCGTCATGGGAGTCGCCGTCATCCTGCTCGCCGGCAGCCCCGACATGACCCGGGGGACCGAGGCGCAGGCGGCGATCGGCCGCGGCCTGACCACGGTGTTCTCCCGGTTCGAGGACTGGAGCTCACCCATTCCCGAGCCGGTCCTCGGACTCGGACTGGTGGCACTGGCCGCGCTGTTCGTCTGGGGCACCCTGTCCGAGCGGCGACGCTCCAGGACCACGAGCTCGCCCGCGGCCGAGACCACACCCCAGGACACCCACGAGCCGCACGCCGCGGCGGAGAACAGCTGCCACGGCGACCACGAAGGAGCCGCACGATGA
- a CDS encoding peroxiredoxin → MTSAKVARERRAVALAQVREDQRRHDRRRKLVMTGASALIVVLMVAVVTAALLSARETTSSDLGPAPDFTLQASDGSSVTLSDFRGSPVVLYFNEGAGCGSCLQQMGEIEKDPAFAEAGITVLPIVMNTAEQISADMDTYGVTTPFLLDDGTVSEEYGTLGTGMHEGLPGHSFVLVDADGERAWSGNYPSMWLAPQDLLKEVQARLPD, encoded by the coding sequence ATGACGTCCGCCAAGGTTGCCCGGGAACGACGGGCCGTCGCACTCGCGCAGGTCCGCGAGGACCAGCGCCGGCACGACCGGCGCCGCAAGCTCGTCATGACCGGCGCGTCGGCGCTGATCGTCGTCCTGATGGTCGCGGTGGTGACCGCAGCCCTGCTCAGCGCCCGCGAGACGACCTCCAGCGACCTCGGGCCGGCACCGGACTTCACGCTGCAGGCCAGCGACGGATCGAGCGTCACCCTCTCGGACTTCCGCGGTTCGCCGGTCGTCCTGTACTTCAACGAGGGCGCCGGCTGCGGGTCCTGCCTGCAGCAGATGGGCGAGATCGAGAAGGACCCCGCCTTCGCGGAGGCCGGCATCACCGTGCTGCCCATCGTGATGAACACCGCCGAGCAGATCAGCGCTGACATGGACACCTACGGCGTCACCACCCCGTTCCTGCTGGACGACGGCACCGTCTCCGAGGAGTACGGGACGCTCGGCACCGGCATGCACGAGGGGCTGCCCGGACACAGCTTCGTCCTGGTCGACGCCGACGGCGAACGCGCGTGGTCCGGCAACTACCCGTC